The following DNA comes from Triticum aestivum cultivar Chinese Spring chromosome 3D, IWGSC CS RefSeq v2.1, whole genome shotgun sequence.
CCACTTTGAGTCGTTAGATAAAAAATGAATGGTTGGATTatcatcttcttcctccaaccGTTATTCTTCCTCAAACACAGTGCACGCTGTTCTCTCTCCAAACCTCTCCTCCTCTAGTCGTTCGCCTTGGGGTCGCCTCCCTTCCTCTCCTGTGATTGCGACGACACGCCTCCCTGTTTCTTTTTACGTCGTCCCTGCCTCTAGCAAGGGCTCCGTCTAATCCGACCGGGAATTTGAATACAAAAATTCCCCCTCACCATCCACCTCTGTCTTTAGCCTCGCACCTGGCCTCTTTGTTCCACAACATCGACTGACCCAGTTTATAACCTACTTCTTCCATCCTAGTCACCATGGTTAAGGATTTAAAACCTACCTCTTCCTACAACACTccacaagaaaagaaataaaggaaCCGCCTATCTGACAATTACCTCAAAAACCAATTCGAGTTAGTCCATTTGCAAGGGACCGCTTTGAGCCGTTAGATAAAAATCAAATGGTTGgattatcttcttcttcctccaacctCTATTCTTCCTCGTACTATTTTTTTGACGGGAAACTACGGAGGGCTTACGCCAGCCTGAACTTATATTAGCCAGGGAGAGATGACAACATTCAGGTAGTTACATAGGGTGAAGAAAAGAAAGATTACCCGTCATGTCGTCCTCGTACTATAGTGCACGCCTTCTCTCTCCCACGCGATCATGTCATCCTCCAGTCGCTCGCCTCAGGACcaccttccttcctctcctccggTTGCGACGACATGCCTCATTGATTCTTCTTATGGCGTCCCCGCCTCCGACTATGGCTTCATATAAGTCGTCCAGGATTTAAACACGGAAGGCTCCCCCACCCGCATTGTTCGTCAAGCCCGCCTCCGTCTTAGGCCTCATATGCCGCCTCTCTGTTCCATGGAATCGATTGCCCGATATAGAACCTACTTCTTCTAGCCTAGTTACAATGGTTAAGAATTTAAAATCTACCTCTTCCTACAACACTCcacagaaaaaataaataaaaggaccGCCTATATGACGGTTACCTCAAAAAACGATTCgagtcagtcgatttccaaggaaCCGCTCCAAGCCGTTAGATAAAAATCGAATGGTTGGATCATCTTCTTTTTCCTCCAACCGTTATTCTTCCTCAAACCGGAGCGAGTGCCTTCTCTCCCCCTAGTCGATCATGTCATCCTCCAGCCGTTCGCCTCCCTTCCTCTCCTCCGGTTGCGACGACATGCCCCACTGTTGCTCGTTACGCCGTCCCTGTCTCCGGCGAGGGCTACGCCTAATCCGACATGGAATTAAATACGAAAAGGCTCTCCGACTCGCACTATCAACCCTCGAGCTCGCCACCATCTTCGGTCCCGTGCATTGCCTCTCTCCTCAGATAAATCGACATGACCTGActtaaaaattcagacaactaatgAATATAGCAAACGCGAGAAATAAATCAATGATGCCATTTTCATAGCTGATATGTCCTAGACGCATAAACTCCACAATAACACGTTGAGTGGCAAAATGTGGGTGAAAGAGGGGGCAACATAGCAGTCAGGGTAACGGAAAGACGCTCGCACGAGCGTCAATATCGCCTCATCTCCCACTAGCCCCAGTGGGAGTTACCCGGTGTCCACTAACCCCACGACCACGAACCCAATCACTGGCTCATCATTCGACGCCACAAGCCAACAAACCGCAACCTAAGCAGgcagtaggaggaggaggagtaaaatccccacaaaaatatgAGCGCTAGCTAGAATACTCCTACGCTAGCAGCCGAGGAGGGAGAGAAGTGGGAGTAGTATACTCCTAGCCTGGTATTCTTCTCCCGTccaccctctctctttctctcttgttCCTTGGAGTTGTTGTCCTGGGACGGAGCTTAGAAAAAGGCCCCGCCTTTTGGCTCATTCCTCACCTGCTCTGCTCTGCTCCAGCTTCAGGGACGCGAGCTGCTCAGcgtgtgagagggagagggggagagagggatggCGCGCGTGGAGAAGGTCGCCGGCGGCGAAGGGCAGGTGGAGGTGGTGGTCGGGGTGGACGGCAAGGGGGCGATAGAGTGCCGGATATgccaggaggagggggaggaggccgccatgGACTCCCCCTGCGCCTGCACTGGCACGCTCAAGGTGACCCCCTCTCTTTCTTTCTCCCTCCCCGTCTCTTTCTTCCCCAATCTCTCTGGGAGGACGCTTCTGTTCTTGCTTGTTTTGGAGCTGCGGTGTGCAAGTCTAGCGGCCTGTGGAGGCCAAGTGGAAATCTGATGTTTACTCGTTATGTTCTTCAAAGTGATGGGCAGATTTCTAGATGTTTTATCTCAGATTCTTGGTTCCATCCGTTCtctgataagtgtttttcttcagGCAGCAGTGGTCTGAAATTTGCACTTGCAGTCCTCTGTTTCCTTTCTTTTGGCTATGTCGATGTTAGGTGCATCCCTCTTTTCATTTTGGCTGAAATTTGACATGATGCTTGGTAATGCTATTCTGCTATTTTTGCTTCATCTTTTTGGGGTAGTATTTTCTGTTGTTGGAATCTTTCTCTAGACTGGAGCTTAGTGTGATGATTATGAGCAGCGAAAGCTCTGTTCAGATTGCCAAATGATTGTTCTTAACGCGCAACGAAACATACTCTGTTATTACAGAGTCCAAACCAAAACAGTGCGGTCTCCGATTGTTCTTTTCTGCAGACATGAGCAAACAGTCGAATTAGCAGTGACCGGTCCATGTTTAtccatccaaatcattgcctcatccTTCCAGTTGTCAGATAATAGGCTGTTTTTCCTTCCACCCGTTTCACATGTGACCTGGGATTGATTATCTCCTGAACAAAGTGACATGTGACCTGAGATTATCTTATGATATGAACAAACAAAAATGCTAACCGTGTGGTGCTGGTCAACCGGCGTTGGTTGGATGCAGTTCGCGCACAGGAAGTGCATACAGAGGTGGTGCGACAAGAAGGGGAACATCACATGTGAAATCTGCAACCAGGTGGGTATTTCTGGTTTTTCAGTTACCAGAAGGACTACCCCTGTAGAGCAATGTACTATACCAATATTGCATTGCATTTCTAAATTCTAGGTGATGGCATGttaattaattgtttttatttGTTGTTAAAGAACCTTGGGGCCTGATGTAGTTAGAGCTGTAGTTCAGTTTATCAATTATGAGCAGTCCAATTCAGGCCAACTGCATGGCAGAGGAAAAATAAAATGTTGCTGGTTTTTCACCATGTTCTGTAGTATTTGTCAGCAGAGTCTTTCAGAGTCGGCTTATGTTTGTTTTCTGCTACAGGTTTACTCTCCGAACTATGTTCTCCCTCCAACCAAGTGCTGTTCAGATGAAATGGGCATGGATCTTAGGTACTTACAGAAGACATGTTTCATAGTTTGGTGAAATTGTGGAAATCATTTATGTTCTGTCAACTGAAGAATGCTGCCGTGCATGTTCTGAAGTAATGGCTGTTTGTTTGTAACCAGGCAAAGCTGGGTTGGACGGATTGATCCCCATGATTCCCATTTCCTGGCGATCGCCATCGCGGAGCAGCAGCTGCTGAACGCTGAATTCGATGACTGCATGACCTCAAATTCGAGTGGCGCCACATGCTGCCGGTCTATTGCTCTAATTGTATGCTACAGAACCCTTTTTCTCAGTAAGCCTATCTTTTATTACAGTTCTGAAGGGTGGATAATGATGTTGATTTTTGTTGCAGTTGATGTTCCTTCTGCTCGTGCGCCATGTAACCGTGATCGTGCGAGATGCTAGCATGCTACAAGATGCGACGGTTCTGTTCAGCGTGAGTCCATATGACCTACTTTGCCATCTCAATGTTCACCTCTATGCGATCTCGGCATTATGGTTTCACACTAAACTAACTGAATATTTTCCCTCATTTCAGGCAATTCTTCAGTTCGTGGGATTCTTTCTTCCGTGTTATGTCATAGCGCGCTTCTGCTATGCTTTTCAACACCGGAGGCGAAGACAGGTATTCCCCGCTTCCCCACCCGAACCCGGAGCCATACTAAACTGATCTACTGCCATTTTCTCTGTTTGTTGAGTTGCATTATCCATTGCTTGCAATCTATTTTCAGCGGAGCGCTCATGCACTCTCTCTGCAGGTTTAGGGGCATGCCTGAACCCGGAACCGGACTTTGTCGCGCAAACCGGACCCCTACTTGAGAAGAGAAAGGCGGCGAAGCTTGCGAAGAAGCGAAGCTTCTTCTTCTCCCCCTTGGCCCCGGCGAATCATGGTTTCATGAAAAATGTAGGCGAAAAGTAGATGGATTGTGGTGGACGGAGTAGCTGCAACGGCACCCGTCAAGCTCAACTGTACATATGAGAGTCAGTTTACAGCTACAGATGCAAGTTGAAGTCGATGACATTTTCGCTCCTTAAAATAGTGGGTCGGTCGCCATTGGGGTGGATGGGCGGGTCGATGCGGGTTGAAATTCGCGGCCCCCCGCATTCATGTCTCGGAGGACGCAGCCGTGCTGGTGGCGATGGCTCGGGGTTCGCCCCTCCCCGAATCGATCGCCTCCGTGTTTGGTCGGCTGCCGCGGTTCGCCTCGCGGAATTGCTGGAGACGTCCCGGGGCGGGTCAAAACCAGccgcctctctcctctcctctcctcccaccCTCTTAGATCGAATCTACACCTACCTTGGATCTGGCAGGCAGGTGATGGGTCGAATCTAAATAGGCTTATCATACGTGCTCTAACTCGGAAAATGCATTGCAGCTCtagggtgccacacaccccctgtaTAAAATAGCATTAAAAAATAtcaggaaattttgaaaaaatctgaaattttgggatatgaaacatgagtgcCCGTTGTACACCCGTGTTCATTTTCGTGGGGGAATGGGTGCCCTTGGTATCCGTGGCGTAGGAATTACAGTCCGACATACGTTACATTCGGTTTTTTTCTACACATATGATTTTTTTGTCTTTTTACTGGCATTACCACGGGCACCCATCCGTCACGAAACTGAACACGTGTGTACAACTTGCGTCACCCCTTATTTTCACTCCCTTGACCCGGTGGTTTCTGCACTGGTGGCAAGCTCTCGCTCAAGTGGTGTGTTTTTTGGCGTCATCAACTATGTGGCGACGCGCCTAAGAATAAAGTTGTTCGTGAACTGTTGGTGGTGTATGGTCCTCCTCCTTCATGTCCGTGTGGTGCGTTAATGCTGGATTTGTATCACAAGAAGCTCGTGCTGACGTTGATATTTCTTCAATTGTATTCGCGGACCCGCACCTCACAATGGACTATTATTTTCAATGTCTCGAGACTATGGCCTTGTCTTTGTGCGGATCAAAGGATCCAATGTTGCGGTCGTCGTCACATGAGTGTTAGTGTCAGGGGccgcggggggcgggggggggggggggggggggggagcgacaAAGTTAAAGGTTTTGGCTTTCGCAATGAAGTGATGGAACTTTAGTTCCTTATCCTTTTTCGTTACACCATTGTTCATGGCGGTATCCTTTCCGTATTTGTATCATTCCTTAATGGGTAATACATATGCTTTTGCAGACATTCAAAAAACATGTCTTAAGGTAGATTTCTAATTGACTTTGGGCTCAAACCTATTTCGGATATAACTTGTTTGGCAACCATGTATCTGAATTTGTGGCAAGAAAAGGAACAAAAGGGTCGTAGATAACAACTTCTTTATTATGTCTACGATTCTTGGCACTTTGTTTTGGCTTGCTTGACTTTTTTTATTTTGAAGTTTGAATCGACAACCCTTAGAAAGTTACAACTATTTGAAAACCGCAAGGCAACGATAGTCACAAGAAACTTAGGTAATTCGCCCATGACCTCATTGCGAATACTGATGGGGAAGTTGTAAAGGGGAAGTGTGTTCACGTGTTCCCATGTCGTGCATACTACATCTTGGGTCATATTTTCTCGTGTGGTGGGAGGGGGCCAGGGCGGCCAAATCCCTTGGACGTGTCGCCCGTGGTTTCCTTAAAGGGAACTATATGCCTGCCAAAAATAAAATAGTTCAACGCTTTCACGCCAAGAAGTTCAAGACGAAGGATAGATGTCACCAACCAAGACCCCTATACACGGTAGTAGTTGTGAAGCTGAAGACATCGCACCACTATGAGGGCATGAGTCCGCCACGGCGTAGCCATCTTGCCATTGAAGCCGCTCTTATGCACATCATTGACAACCAAAAACCTAGTCTGGGGATTCGCAAAACCAGAAAGCTCACTAGCCCCTCAACGCTGCTCAGATCAATGTCGAGATGTGGTTGGAGCCATAACAAAAACATTGGTCCTAGCACAACCACCGTCACCATCACTAAAGTGGCACCATAACGGACACAAAACATAGACATTCGATCTAGACCAAATAAACCTAGACGATAGAATTCACTGTGCTCCCCCACCTTCTTCCGTCGTGGTAGAGGAGGGCAGGGGAATCGACGACTCAACAACAGAAAGGTCGGTAGAGGAGGGAGGGGGGCTCGGTCCTGACATCTGAGGGGTCTCGATGCAAGATacaattgtatgcctttgttttGCACATGACATATAATCATACACGCAGTTAGTTTGGCCCTAGGTAAACAAGGCTTTTTGTGTTTTAGTGGGAAATTAATACTCCATGGATGAACTAAAGGACTACATAAAAGGGGATTTGTCCTTACTATTGCAAACTAAAGAGGGatttgctggcaatcaacaattCAAGCTCTTGCTCACAATAATCTGCGTTGAATGGCAGAAAATCGCATTGAGTTGCACATGCCGTCGTCGACAAGtagtgtttgttgttgttgttgttgttgttgttgttgttgttgttgttgttgttgcacaaAGGTGATCGGCAAAAGAGGAGACAAAGGAAGATGAGGCATGCATGGTCACTGATCGTTTTAGGCTGCACCCTGCATGATAAATAAAAGGGACCTCGTATATGACGGATTTAAGAGCATGACGCAAAGGGTTCCACGAGACTGGGCTAGCCCATCGGCCGAAGCAATTAGTGTTTTGTAGTGCGACATAAACATCCCTAGAAAGAAGCAAAGGGTTCCACGCGACTGGGCTAGCCCATTGGCCGAAGCAATTAGTTTTTTGTAGTGCGACATAAACATCCCTAAAAAGAAGCGAGATGCAAAGAAACTTTTTTTAAAATGCGAACAGGTTTTGAAACTCCATACAAATTTGAAAGCATGAATATTTGACAAATTTGCGTTTTAATTTTTTGTGTGAACTTCTTTTATGAAATCATGATTTTCTAAAAATTTGTGGAAATTAAAAAATattaaaggaaaataaaaataagtagAAAAAACGAAAATGTAAAACGGGAAAACAACTGTTAAAGAAAAAGCAGTCCGGGAACCTTCTAGATGGTTCCCGAGACAGGTTGAGAACGTGCACGTACGCTAAAATGGACCGGCCAACCCCAGAGCGCTCACCTCACCTCGCTCGTAGTGTGCGTCCAGTCGACAACCCGTGCCAGTGATATGTATCGCTCGTGCACTCGCCTACAGCACATGTGGAGCAGGCCCGCCCATTTAGTGGAGATTTTGTGAAACTTCTGGAACCTTCCGTCCAGTTTTAGAAAGGTTCCAGAAggcttatttttcttttttcttcttcgtttctttttactttttactttttgtttttcatttgctattttttagttttcatattattttttatt
Coding sequences within:
- the LOC123080071 gene encoding uncharacterized protein; its protein translation is MARVEKVAGGEGQVEVVVGVDGKGAIECRICQEEGEEAAMDSPCACTGTLKFAHRKCIQRWCDKKGNITCEICNQVYSPNYVLPPTKCCSDEMGMDLRQSWVGRIDPHDSHFLAIAIAEQQLLNAEFDDCMTSNSSGATCCRSIALILMFLLLVRHVTVIVRDASMLQDATVLFSAILQFVGFFLPCYVIARFCYAFQHRRRRQV